One Streptomyces sp. NBC_00554 DNA segment encodes these proteins:
- a CDS encoding diacylglycerol kinase — protein sequence MTEVAPSDQLLVVIDPVARHSDGESVRIAKDVLSAGAATKVCLPDGPEEFARALARRGSRRPVVVGDDRALLRAVSLLHRQRALGACAVSLVPVGGVLSLARSLGVPMGAVAAARAVLDGVERRMDLLVDDSDGVVVGALRIPSVPSLDPVSAPVPVAGLSDGRLPWLRTCQSLVRTLASRPGRVGASVAAPGPFRLRVEVDGVLLVDLDQPVEAVSVTPGVLGGAEVEVRPVSVGAAVAPLRVVGRRVTVSGADFRYRADAVVGGPVRTRTWVVREGAWGLTLPVG from the coding sequence ATGACCGAGGTGGCGCCTTCCGACCAGCTCCTGGTGGTCATCGACCCGGTCGCCCGTCACAGTGACGGTGAGTCGGTACGGATCGCAAAAGACGTGCTCAGCGCGGGTGCGGCCACGAAAGTGTGCCTCCCCGACGGGCCTGAGGAATTTGCTCGCGCACTGGCCCGTCGGGGGTCCCGGCGGCCCGTTGTCGTCGGGGACGACCGGGCACTGCTGCGCGCTGTGTCCCTTTTGCACCGGCAGCGGGCGCTGGGGGCGTGTGCGGTGTCCCTCGTGCCGGTGGGGGGTGTGCTGTCGCTCGCCCGGTCGCTGGGGGTGCCCATGGGGGCGGTGGCGGCGGCTCGGGCCGTGCTCGACGGGGTGGAGCGGCGGATGGATCTGCTGGTGGACGACAGTGACGGGGTGGTGGTGGGGGCGCTGCGGATTCCGTCCGTGCCGTCTCTGGACCCCGTCTCGGCGCCCGTGCCCGTCGCCGGGTTGTCCGACGGGCGGCTGCCCTGGCTGCGGACCTGCCAGTCGCTGGTCCGGACGCTGGCCTCGCGGCCGGGGCGCGTCGGGGCCTCCGTGGCCGCGCCCGGGCCGTTCCGGCTTCGGGTCGAGGTGGACGGGGTGCTCCTCGTCGACCTTGATCAGCCCGTGGAGGCGGTTTCCGTGACTCCGGGGGTGCTCGGGGGTGCGGAGGTGGAGGTGCGGCCGGTGTCCGTGGGGGCGGCGGTTGCTCCGCTGCGGGTTGTGGGGCGGCGGGTGACCGTGTCCGGGGCGGATTTTCGTTATCGGGCGGATGCGGTGGTCGGGGGGCCTGTGCGGACTCGGACGTGGGTGGTTCGGGAGGGGGCTTGGGGGCTTACGTTGCCGGTTGGGTGA
- the eutC gene encoding ethanolamine ammonia-lyase subunit EutC translates to MTDRQLADLVRALVVPESDAAMWASLRTHTQARIGLGRAGSALPTRHRLELQAAHAAARDAVHSPFEPELVAAALTGVPTVRVRSAAPDRLTYLQRPDLGRRLDDLDRAHLPRGDWDVVFVVADGLSSRAVHEHAAAVIRATTSLLPGDWSVAPVVLAEQARVALGDDIAHALGATMVVVLIGERPGMSAADSLGAYLTYAPVPGTTTDADRNCLSNIRPPLGLSHGAAAAKLAALMGRARELGATGVALKDEFSPPPPLPVP, encoded by the coding sequence ATGACGGATCGTCAATTGGCCGACCTTGTACGGGCCTTGGTGGTACCCGAGTCGGACGCCGCGATGTGGGCGAGCCTGCGCACGCACACTCAGGCCCGTATCGGGCTCGGGCGGGCGGGCTCGGCTCTGCCTACGCGGCACCGTCTTGAGCTCCAGGCCGCGCATGCCGCCGCGCGGGACGCGGTGCACTCGCCGTTCGAACCGGAGCTGGTTGCTGCCGCGCTGACGGGAGTTCCGACGGTACGGGTCCGGAGTGCCGCGCCCGACCGGCTCACGTATCTCCAGCGGCCGGATCTGGGGCGCCGGCTCGACGACCTCGACCGGGCGCACCTTCCCCGCGGAGACTGGGACGTGGTGTTCGTGGTCGCCGACGGGTTGTCCAGCCGGGCCGTGCACGAGCACGCGGCGGCGGTGATCCGTGCGACGACCTCGCTGTTGCCGGGGGACTGGAGCGTCGCTCCGGTCGTCCTCGCGGAACAGGCTCGCGTGGCCCTCGGGGACGACATCGCCCACGCTCTTGGCGCCACGATGGTCGTCGTCCTCATCGGCGAACGCCCCGGTATGTCCGCGGCGGACTCCCTGGGCGCGTACCTGACGTACGCCCCCGTCCCGGGCACCACGACGGACGCCGATCGCAACTGCCTCTCCAACATCCGGCCGCCGCTGGGGCTGTCCCACGGGGCGGCCGCGGCCAAGCTGGCGGCGCTGATGGGGAGGGCGCGGGAGCTTGGGGCGACGGGGGTGGCGCTGAAGGACGAGTTCTCGCCCCCTCCGCCCCTACCCGTCCCGTAG
- a CDS encoding GbsR/MarR family transcriptional regulator — MTEPIGAERDPEAVSKFVEGFAAQLVEAGMTRMPARVFAALLASDTGTLTSAELGETLQISPAAVSGAVRYLAQVHMVSREREPGSRRERYRVHSDQWYEALTNREAILKRWAYALREGVESLGADTPAGRRLAETQAFFEFVDGEIALMMGRWRVHRDQVFGQG, encoded by the coding sequence ATGACCGAACCCATCGGAGCCGAACGCGACCCGGAGGCGGTCTCGAAGTTCGTCGAGGGCTTCGCGGCGCAGCTCGTCGAGGCCGGGATGACGCGTATGCCGGCCCGGGTCTTCGCGGCCCTGCTCGCCTCCGACACCGGCACCCTGACCTCCGCCGAACTCGGCGAGACCCTGCAGATCAGCCCGGCCGCGGTGTCCGGCGCGGTGCGTTATCTGGCGCAGGTGCACATGGTCTCGCGCGAGCGGGAACCCGGCTCACGGCGCGAGCGCTACCGGGTGCACAGTGATCAGTGGTACGAGGCGCTGACCAATCGCGAGGCGATTCTCAAGCGGTGGGCGTACGCGCTGCGTGAAGGCGTCGAGAGTCTCGGCGCCGATACCCCTGCTGGGCGGCGGCTTGCTGAGACTCAGGCCTTCTTCGAGTTCGTCGACGGGGAGATCGCCCTGATGATGGGGCGTTGGCGCGTCCACCGGGACCAGGTTTTCGGCCAAGGGTGA
- the eutB gene encoding ethanolamine ammonia-lyase subunit EutB, whose translation MTTYTAALGGRSHRFDGLAALLAAASPERSGDRLAGLAAESAQARVAARWALAEVPLAQFLAEPVIPYEDDDVTRLIVDTHDAAAFAPVAGLTVGEFREWLLSSTADAGALAALAPGLTPEMVAAVSKLMGNADLVAVARKVRVVTAFRSTIGLPGRLATRLQPNHPTDDPAGVAAALLDGLLLGSGDAVIGINPATDSPKAVRDLLELLDGVIARYDIPTQSCVLCHVTTSIDLMERGAPVDLVFQSIAGTQAANASFGVTLGLLDEAHEGAKALGRGTVGHNALYFETGQGSALSADAHHGVDQQTVEARAYAVARRYDPLLVNTVVGFIGPEYLYDGRQILRAALEDHFCGKLLGLPMGLDICYTNHADADDDDIATMLTMLGVAGASFVICTPGGDDIMLNYQSASYHDALYLREVLGLRPAPEFEAWLERIGLLDDGGGIRDVAGTAHPLMTIGKELAA comes from the coding sequence ATGACCACCTACACCGCCGCCCTCGGCGGCCGGAGCCACCGGTTCGACGGACTGGCCGCCCTGCTCGCCGCCGCGAGCCCCGAGCGGTCCGGCGACCGGCTCGCCGGGCTCGCCGCCGAGTCCGCGCAGGCGCGGGTCGCGGCGCGGTGGGCCCTGGCGGAGGTGCCGCTCGCGCAGTTTCTCGCCGAGCCGGTGATCCCGTACGAGGACGACGACGTGACCCGGCTGATCGTGGACACGCACGATGCGGCCGCGTTCGCGCCGGTGGCCGGGCTCACGGTCGGCGAGTTCCGCGAGTGGCTGCTGTCCTCGACGGCGGACGCGGGCGCCCTTGCCGCCCTGGCACCCGGTCTGACACCCGAGATGGTCGCCGCCGTCTCCAAACTCATGGGCAACGCGGACCTGGTGGCCGTCGCCCGCAAGGTGCGGGTGGTCACGGCCTTCCGCTCCACCATCGGCCTGCCCGGCCGGCTGGCCACCCGACTCCAGCCCAACCACCCCACGGACGACCCGGCGGGCGTGGCCGCGGCCCTCCTCGACGGACTCCTCCTCGGTTCCGGCGACGCCGTCATCGGCATCAATCCGGCGACCGACAGCCCCAAGGCGGTACGGGATCTCCTGGAACTCCTGGACGGCGTGATCGCCCGCTACGACATCCCCACCCAGTCCTGCGTCCTGTGCCACGTCACCACCAGCATCGACCTGATGGAACGCGGCGCCCCCGTCGACCTCGTCTTCCAGTCCATCGCCGGTACGCAGGCCGCGAACGCCTCCTTCGGCGTCACCCTCGGCCTGCTCGACGAGGCGCATGAGGGGGCGAAGGCGCTGGGCCGCGGCACCGTCGGGCACAACGCCCTCTACTTCGAGACCGGCCAGGGCAGCGCACTGTCCGCCGACGCGCACCACGGCGTGGACCAGCAGACGGTGGAGGCCCGCGCGTACGCCGTGGCCCGCCGCTACGACCCGCTCCTCGTGAACACCGTCGTCGGCTTCATCGGCCCGGAGTACCTGTACGACGGCCGCCAGATCCTGCGGGCGGCCCTGGAGGACCACTTCTGCGGCAAGCTCCTCGGCCTGCCCATGGGCCTGGACATCTGCTACACGAACCACGCCGACGCCGATGACGACGACATCGCGACCATGCTGACCATGCTCGGCGTCGCGGGCGCCTCCTTCGTGATCTGCACCCCGGGCGGCGACGACATCATGCTCAACTACCAATCCGCCTCGTACCACGACGCGTTGTACCTGCGCGAGGTGCTCGGCCTGCGCCCGGCACCGGAGTTCGAAGCGTGGCTGGAGCGGATCGGGCTCCTTGACGACGGGGGCGGGATACGGGACGTCGCCGGTACGGCACATCCCCTGATGACGATCGGCAAGGAGCTGGCGGCATGA
- a CDS encoding adenylosuccinate synthase: protein MPALVLLGAQWGDEGKGKATDLLGGSVDYVVRYQGGNNAGHTVVVGDQKYALHLLPSGILTPECTPVIGNGVVIDPSVLFSELNGLNERGVDTSKLLISGNAHIITPYNVTVDKVTERFLGKRKIGTTGRGIGPTYADKINRVGIRVQDLYDESILTQKVEAALDGKNQLLTKVFNRRAIEAEQVVEELLTYADRLKPYVADTVLLLNKALDDNKVVLFEGGQGTLLDIDHGTYPFVTSSNPTAGGACTGSGVGPTKISRVIGILKAYTTRVGAGPFPTELFDADGDALRRIGGERGVTTGRDRRCGWFDAVIARYATRVNGLTDFFLTKLDVLTGWEEIPVCVAYEIDGKRVEELPYSQTDFHHAKPIYETLPGWSEDITKAKSFSDLPKNAQAYVKALEDMSGAPISAIGVGPGRDETIEINSFI from the coding sequence GTGCCCGCACTTGTGCTGCTCGGTGCTCAGTGGGGTGACGAAGGCAAGGGAAAGGCCACGGACCTGCTCGGCGGTTCTGTGGATTATGTGGTGCGCTACCAGGGCGGCAACAACGCCGGCCATACGGTAGTCGTGGGCGATCAGAAGTACGCCCTTCACCTCCTCCCTTCCGGGATCCTCACACCGGAGTGCACTCCGGTCATCGGAAACGGAGTCGTCATCGACCCGTCGGTCCTGTTCTCCGAGCTGAACGGACTGAACGAGCGAGGCGTCGACACGTCCAAGCTCCTGATCAGCGGAAACGCGCACATCATCACGCCTTACAACGTGACGGTGGACAAGGTGACGGAACGCTTCCTCGGGAAGCGGAAGATCGGCACCACCGGGCGCGGTATCGGCCCGACGTACGCGGACAAGATCAACCGCGTGGGCATCCGCGTCCAGGACCTGTACGACGAGTCGATCCTGACGCAGAAGGTCGAAGCGGCCCTCGACGGCAAGAACCAGCTCCTCACCAAGGTCTTCAACCGCCGCGCCATCGAGGCGGAGCAGGTCGTCGAGGAACTGCTGACCTACGCGGACCGGCTCAAGCCGTACGTCGCGGACACCGTGCTGCTCCTCAACAAGGCGCTCGACGACAACAAGGTCGTGCTCTTCGAGGGCGGCCAGGGCACGCTGCTCGACATCGACCACGGCACGTATCCCTTCGTCACGTCCTCGAACCCCACCGCGGGCGGGGCGTGCACCGGATCGGGCGTCGGCCCGACGAAGATCAGCCGCGTCATCGGCATCCTCAAGGCGTACACGACCCGCGTCGGCGCGGGCCCGTTCCCGACCGAGCTCTTCGACGCGGACGGCGACGCGCTGCGCCGCATCGGCGGCGAGCGGGGCGTCACGACGGGCCGCGACCGCCGCTGCGGCTGGTTCGACGCCGTCATCGCCCGCTACGCGACGCGCGTCAACGGCCTGACCGACTTCTTCCTCACCAAGCTGGACGTGCTGACCGGCTGGGAGGAGATCCCGGTCTGCGTGGCGTACGAGATCGACGGCAAGCGCGTCGAGGAACTCCCGTACTCCCAGACCGACTTCCACCACGCGAAGCCGATCTACGAGACCCTCCCGGGCTGGTCCGAGGACATCACCAAGGCGAAGTCCTTCTCCGACCTCCCGAAGAACGCCCAGGCGTACGTCAAGGCGCTCGAGGACATGTCAGGCGCCCCGATCTCCGCGATCGGCGTCGGCCCGGGCCGCGACGAGACGATCGAGATCAACTCGTTCATCTAG
- a CDS encoding ABC transporter permease, which translates to MTATASTFTVRAGGSRQLAGTGTLLRFALRRDRVMIPLWVGVIGLLVLSMPNSLETVYSTPAERADLARQMLTNSSLRATYGPVFSDSLGGLTAWRIGGFAGVFAAIMSLLIVVRHTRDEEESGRQEMLSAGMVGRRAPLTAALLAAFVANGALALIVAGGLAGQGGGGALALGLAVAGVGMVFATMAAIVAQFTESARLAKGLTGGLLGAAFVLKAAGDSATTDGSSALTWISPVGWLEEIRAFADERWWVLFLFVAACAVQGAVAYELAGRRDVGMSFLPTRPGPASGRLRTAGALAWRLQRGSVLGWSLGFLAAGAAFGGMTKGAADLVGDNDKTREIIERMGGQAGITDAFLAAMVGLLGMVAALYVVSSVLRLHGEETSQRAEPVLAGAVGRLRWASGHLAIAFGGTVLIMLLGGLGLGLGYGADLGPILGACLVQVPAIWTLGGLAVLLHGLSPQLAPGAWGAAGLALLLGWIGPALNVPQAVMNLSPFGHLPKLPGGEMAWTPVVVLVGTAVGLVGAGLGALRRRDLSG; encoded by the coding sequence ATGACCGCCACCGCCTCGACCTTCACCGTGCGGGCCGGAGGGTCTCGTCAACTCGCCGGAACGGGCACCCTGTTGAGGTTCGCGCTGCGTCGCGACCGGGTGATGATCCCGCTCTGGGTCGGCGTGATCGGCCTGCTGGTGCTCTCCATGCCGAACTCGCTGGAGACCGTCTACAGCACCCCGGCCGAACGCGCCGACCTGGCACGGCAGATGCTCACCAACAGCTCCCTGCGGGCCACGTACGGGCCGGTGTTCAGCGACTCGCTCGGCGGGCTCACCGCCTGGCGCATCGGCGGCTTCGCCGGGGTGTTCGCCGCCATCATGAGCCTGCTCATCGTCGTACGGCACACCCGTGACGAGGAGGAGAGCGGGCGGCAGGAGATGCTCTCGGCGGGAATGGTGGGGCGGCGCGCCCCGCTGACCGCAGCGCTGCTTGCGGCGTTCGTCGCCAACGGGGCGCTCGCGCTGATCGTCGCGGGCGGGCTCGCGGGCCAAGGCGGCGGCGGGGCACTGGCGTTGGGGCTCGCGGTCGCGGGTGTCGGCATGGTCTTCGCGACCATGGCGGCGATCGTCGCGCAGTTCACCGAGAGCGCGCGGCTCGCGAAGGGGCTGACGGGCGGACTGCTGGGCGCGGCCTTCGTGTTGAAGGCGGCCGGTGACTCGGCCACCACCGACGGCTCCTCCGCCCTGACCTGGATCTCGCCGGTGGGGTGGCTGGAGGAGATCAGGGCCTTCGCGGACGAACGCTGGTGGGTGCTGTTCCTGTTCGTCGCGGCGTGCGCCGTGCAGGGCGCGGTCGCCTACGAACTCGCCGGGCGGCGCGATGTCGGCATGAGCTTCCTGCCCACCCGGCCCGGGCCCGCCTCGGGGCGCCTCCGTACGGCCGGGGCGCTCGCCTGGCGGCTCCAGCGGGGCAGTGTGCTGGGCTGGAGCCTCGGGTTCCTCGCGGCCGGGGCCGCCTTCGGCGGGATGACGAAGGGGGCGGCGGATCTGGTCGGGGACAACGACAAGACCCGCGAGATCATCGAACGGATGGGCGGGCAGGCCGGGATCACGGACGCGTTCCTGGCGGCGATGGTGGGGCTGCTCGGCATGGTCGCCGCGCTGTACGTCGTCTCGTCCGTGCTGCGGCTGCACGGCGAGGAGACCTCGCAGCGGGCCGAGCCCGTACTCGCCGGGGCGGTCGGGCGACTGCGCTGGGCCTCCGGCCACCTCGCCATCGCGTTCGGCGGCACCGTCCTCATCATGCTGCTCGGCGGGCTCGGCCTCGGTCTCGGCTACGGCGCCGATCTCGGCCCCATCCTCGGGGCCTGCCTCGTCCAGGTCCCGGCCATCTGGACCCTGGGCGGCCTGGCGGTCCTCCTCCACGGGCTCTCGCCCCAACTGGCCCCCGGCGCCTGGGGTGCGGCCGGTCTCGCCCTCCTCCTCGGCTGGATCGGGCCCGCACTGAACGTGCCGCAGGCCGTCATGAACCTCTCTCCCTTCGGGCACCTTCCGAAGCTGCCGGGGGGCGAGATGGCCTGGACGCCGGTGGTTGTTCTGGTGGGGACCGCGGTGGGGTTGGTGGGGGCGGGGCTGGGGGCTTTGCGGAGGCGGGATCTGAGCGGGTGA
- a CDS encoding ATP-binding cassette domain-containing protein, giving the protein MTKAITVSGLHKSFGRTHALDGLDLDVETGEVHGFLGPNGAGKSTTIRVLLGLLHADSGAAQLLGRDPWADAVELHRRIAYVPGDVTLWRNLSGGEVIDLYGRLRGGLDKARRADLIERFELDPTKKGRTYSKGNRQKVALVAAFASDVDLLILDEPTSGLDPLMEEVFQSCVEEERDRGRTILLSSHILSEVEELCDRVSIIRKGRTVETGSLADLRHLTRTSVTAELAGPPNGLADLPGVHDLDVHGRRVKLQVDTDKLDAVLRSLTGSGVRSLTSTPPTLEELFLRHYQEDVRASEGAMAR; this is encoded by the coding sequence ATGACGAAGGCAATCACCGTCTCCGGACTGCACAAGTCGTTCGGCAGGACGCACGCCCTTGACGGCCTCGACCTGGACGTCGAGACCGGTGAAGTGCACGGATTCCTCGGCCCGAACGGCGCCGGGAAGTCCACCACCATCCGGGTCCTCCTCGGCCTGCTGCACGCCGACTCGGGCGCGGCCCAGCTCCTTGGCCGGGACCCCTGGGCGGACGCGGTCGAACTGCACCGGCGGATCGCGTACGTCCCCGGTGACGTGACCCTGTGGCGGAACCTCTCCGGCGGCGAGGTCATCGACCTGTACGGGCGGCTGCGGGGAGGGCTCGACAAGGCGCGGCGGGCCGATCTCATCGAGCGGTTCGAACTCGACCCGACCAAGAAGGGGCGCACCTACTCCAAGGGCAACCGGCAGAAGGTGGCCCTCGTCGCCGCCTTCGCCTCGGACGTCGACCTGCTGATCCTGGACGAGCCGACCTCCGGCCTCGACCCGCTGATGGAGGAGGTCTTCCAGAGCTGCGTCGAGGAGGAGCGCGACCGCGGCCGGACGATCCTCCTCTCCTCGCACATCCTCAGTGAGGTCGAGGAACTCTGCGACCGGGTCAGCATCATCCGCAAGGGCCGGACCGTCGAGACCGGATCGCTCGCCGACCTGCGCCACCTCACCCGTACGAGCGTCACCGCCGAACTCGCGGGCCCGCCCAACGGGTTGGCGGACCTGCCCGGGGTCCACGACCTCGACGTACACGGCAGGCGCGTCAAACTCCAGGTCGACACCGACAAGCTGGATGCCGTACTGCGCTCCCTGACGGGCTCGGGCGTGCGGTCGCTGACCTCGACGCCGCCGACCCTGGAGGAGCTGTTCCTGCGGCACTACCAGGAGGACGTGCGCGCTTCGGAAGGGGCGATGGCACGATGA
- a CDS encoding APC family permease, whose amino-acid sequence MAVQEGVAPAEGTSTGAGDGTVHRLKPNAIGLLGVVFMAVATAAPITAMTGNVPFMVSAGNGIGAPASYLVAMVVLAIFSVGFTSMAKHITSTGAFYGFISYGLGRTVGLASGLLATFAYAVFEPALIGIFSVFATTTLEDQTGLAVPWWAFAMLMLAINATGTWFGVSVAEKLLVVLLATEVTILAAMAISVALHGGGPDGFSLDPVNPVNAFKGTSAGLGLFFAFWSWVGFESTAMYGEESRNPKKIIPKATMISVLGVGIFYVFVSWMAISGTGESKAVEVATANPLGLFFGPTEQYVGHWAVDVMQWLMITGSLACGMAFHNCAARYMYALGREGAIPGLKNTVGRTHARHGSPHIAGLVQTIVSAVLIAAFWIAGKDPYNALYVLLAILGTMAILVVQAVCSFAVLAYFRKNHPESRHWFKTFTAPLLGGVAMLAVVVLLVSNMGVAAGTESGSLVLKATPWIVALVAVGGLGYATYLKRRAPERYALLGRTVLEETKER is encoded by the coding sequence ATGGCGGTTCAAGAGGGCGTAGCCCCTGCGGAAGGGACGAGTACGGGGGCGGGCGACGGCACCGTCCACCGGCTGAAGCCGAACGCGATCGGCCTGCTCGGCGTGGTCTTCATGGCCGTCGCCACCGCGGCCCCGATCACCGCCATGACCGGCAACGTGCCGTTCATGGTCTCCGCCGGCAACGGCATCGGCGCCCCGGCCAGCTACCTCGTCGCAATGGTCGTCCTGGCGATCTTTTCCGTCGGCTTCACCTCGATGGCGAAGCACATCACCTCCACGGGCGCCTTCTACGGCTTCATCTCCTACGGCCTCGGCCGCACCGTCGGCCTCGCCTCGGGGCTCCTCGCGACCTTCGCGTACGCCGTTTTCGAGCCCGCGCTCATCGGCATCTTCTCGGTCTTCGCGACGACAACTCTCGAGGACCAGACGGGACTTGCCGTCCCGTGGTGGGCGTTCGCGATGCTGATGCTCGCCATCAACGCGACCGGCACCTGGTTCGGCGTCAGCGTCGCCGAGAAGCTGCTTGTCGTACTCCTGGCGACCGAGGTGACGATCCTCGCGGCGATGGCGATCTCGGTCGCCCTGCACGGCGGCGGCCCGGACGGCTTCAGCCTCGACCCGGTCAACCCGGTCAACGCGTTCAAGGGGACCAGCGCCGGCCTCGGGCTGTTCTTCGCCTTCTGGTCGTGGGTCGGCTTCGAGTCGACGGCGATGTACGGCGAGGAGTCCCGCAACCCGAAGAAGATCATCCCCAAGGCGACGATGATCTCGGTGCTTGGCGTCGGCATCTTCTACGTCTTCGTCTCCTGGATGGCCATCTCGGGCACGGGCGAGTCGAAGGCCGTCGAGGTCGCCACCGCCAACCCGCTCGGCCTCTTCTTCGGCCCCACCGAGCAGTACGTGGGCCACTGGGCCGTCGACGTCATGCAGTGGCTGATGATCACCGGCTCGCTCGCCTGCGGCATGGCCTTCCACAACTGCGCCGCCCGCTACATGTACGCCCTGGGCCGCGAAGGCGCCATCCCCGGACTGAAGAACACCGTCGGCCGCACCCACGCCAGGCACGGCTCCCCGCACATCGCCGGCCTGGTGCAGACGATCGTGAGCGCCGTACTGATCGCCGCGTTCTGGATCGCGGGCAAGGACCCGTACAACGCGCTCTACGTCCTTCTCGCCATCCTCGGCACCATGGCGATCCTCGTCGTCCAGGCCGTCTGCTCCTTCGCGGTCCTCGCCTACTTCCGCAAGAACCACCCCGAGAGCCGCCACTGGTTCAAGACCTTCACCGCCCCGCTCCTCGGCGGCGTCGCGATGCTCGCGGTGGTCGTGCTCCTGGTGTCCAACATGGGCGTCGCGGCGGGCACGGAGTCCGGCTCACTGGTCCTGAAGGCGACCCCGTGGATCGTGGCACTGGTCGCGGTGGGCGGCCTCGGCTACGCGACCTATCTGAAGCGACGGGCTCCGGAGCGGTACGCGCTGCTGGGACGAACAGTCCTGGAGGAGACAAAGGAACGGTGA